One window of Mesorhizobium sp. WSM4904 genomic DNA carries:
- a CDS encoding ester cyclase, with amino-acid sequence MTSEDLADRYKGYIACLNEQDWNNLGRFVGEEVQYNGETIGLSGYRRMLEGDFESIPDLRFNIELLVSEPPRVAARLHFDCRPKGVLFGLRVNGKRVSFAENVFYEFQDGRIREVWSVIDKVAIQAQL; translated from the coding sequence TTGCAGATCGTTACAAGGGCTATATCGCCTGCCTCAACGAACAGGACTGGAACAATCTCGGCCGCTTCGTCGGCGAAGAGGTGCAATATAACGGCGAGACGATCGGGCTTTCGGGCTATCGCCGCATGCTGGAAGGCGATTTCGAGTCCATTCCCGATCTGCGTTTCAACATCGAGCTTCTGGTATCGGAGCCGCCGCGCGTGGCGGCCCGCCTGCATTTCGACTGCAGGCCCAAGGGCGTCCTGTTCGGCCTGCGGGTGAACGGCAAGCGCGTCTCCTTCGCCGAGAACGTCTTTTATGAGTTCCAGGACGGGCGGATTCGCGAGGTCTGGTCGGTCATCGACAAGGTCGCCATCCAGGCCCAGCTTTAG